In a single window of the Gossypium hirsutum isolate 1008001.06 chromosome A13, Gossypium_hirsutum_v2.1, whole genome shotgun sequence genome:
- the LOC107894823 gene encoding agamous-like MADS-box protein AGL80 produces MSRKKMKLAYITNDSKRKTTYKKRTKGLVKKVHELTTLCGIEACAIIHSPDFDSQPEVWPSHVDARRLLSEFKKLPESIRNNKMVNQESFLEQSIAKANQQLWKLCKENRQKELKKVMFESLSGKGIFQSLNAMDLNEVGLLVNQNLKDIENRVRVLTKASRS; encoded by the coding sequence ATGTCTAGAAAGAAAATGAAGCTTGCCTACATTACCAATGATTCAAAAAGGAAAACTACCTACAAGAAAAGAACCAAGGGTTTGGTGAAGAAGGTGCATGAACTCACTACCCTTTGTGGGATTGAGGCTTGTGCTATTATCCACTCTCCTGATTTCGACTCTCAACCAGAGGTATGGCCGTCCCACGTGGATGCCCGAAGGTTACTTTCCGAGTTCAAGAAGTTGCCCGAGTCGATACGAAACAATAAGATGGTTAACCAAGAGAGTTTCCTCGAGCAAAGCATAGCCAAAGCTAATCAGCAGCTCTGGAAACTATGCAAGGAGAACCGCCAGAAAGAGTTGAAAAAAGTCATGTTCGAAAGCTTGAGTGGAAAAgggatatttcagagtttgaaTGCGATGGACTTGAATGAGGTGGGTTTGTTGGTTAATCAAAACTTGAAGGATATTGAAAATAGAGTTCGTGTGCTTACTAAAGCGTCTCGTTCCTAA
- the LOC107894472 gene encoding agamous-like MADS-box protein AGL80: MSGKKIMLAYITTDSARKTTYKKRTKGLVKKVWPSLEDARRLLSEFKKLPLSKQNNKMVNQESFLEQSLAKATDQQLRKLREENRQKELKEVMFGSLSGKGILQSLNAMDLDELGRLVKKNWTDIADLTLFSSSFHDWLENNCMSNNMWNSKLP, translated from the exons ATGTCTGGAAAGAAAATAATGCTTGCCTACATTACCACTGATTCAGCAAGGAAAACTACCTACAAGAAAAGAACCAAGGGTCTGGTGAAGAAG GTATGGCCGTCCCTCGAGGATGCCCGACGCTTGCTGTCCGAGTTCAAGAAGCTGCCCCTGTCGAAACAAAACAATAAGATGGTTAACCAAGAGAGTTTCCTTGAGCAAAGCTTAGCCAAAGCTACTGATCAACAGCTTAGGAAACTGCGCGAGGAGAATCGCCAGAAGGAGTTGAAAGAAGTCATGTTCGGAAGCCTGAGTGGAAAAGGGATATTGCAGAGTTTGAATGCGATGGATTTGGATGAGTTGGGTCGATTGGTTAAGAAAAACTGGACGGATATTGCAGATTTGACTTTGTTCTCATCAAGCTTCCATGATTGGCTCGAGAATAATTGTATGTCTAACAACATGTGGAACTCGAAGTTGCCATGA